In Polyangiaceae bacterium, a single genomic region encodes these proteins:
- a CDS encoding YfhL family 4Fe-4S dicluster ferredoxin yields the protein MATYITEDCINCGACEPECPNEAISEGDEIYVIDPELCTECVGFYDHEACQAVCPVECCLPNPQIREEEPVLIARAIKLHPDDGDLKKKAAANDFPSRFRK from the coding sequence ATGGCAACCTACATTACAGAAGATTGCATCAACTGCGGCGCTTGCGAGCCGGAGTGTCCGAACGAGGCGATCAGCGAAGGCGACGAGATCTACGTGATCGACCCGGAGCTCTGTACGGAGTGCGTCGGTTTCTACGATCACGAAGCTTGTCAGGCGGTATGTCCCGTCGAGTGCTGCTTGCCCAATCCGCAGATTCGCGAAGAGGAACCGGTGCTCATCGCCCGGGCGATCAAGCTCCATCCGGACGACGGTGACCTCAAAAAGAAGGCCGCCGCGAACGACTTCCCCTCGCGCTTCCGCAAGTAG
- a CDS encoding serine/threonine protein kinase: protein MTNPQNPNDDEELVRTHAEASRRLEVECDFAGAAREALLAKDPRRAIRLATLGGDESTARQAIDELAMRLPSPAALGVASDLTARGAHRYAALLYARLDAHDDAAAAFALAGSALDAAESYERAGKPADAARALEAAIRRNADDAAARFALGSLLARHGRVEQAIKALQQIDPSVPERRQALPLLARAFEQTGLLDAAREAREEMERLGVTPDAKAHAPAPTKTTNAGGVVLYGRYDVVREIATSAHARLVEAVDRITGERVAVKIFAGLVEGAGRDALQRFEREARALERLRHPNVVPLQQYVPEGPAIVLAFMRGGSLADKMQSDAMSPARAVEIALLVLSALGEAHRLGILHRDVKPANVLFDDAGTAMLSDFGAAHLGDVSSTATAGAIGTYAYMAPEQRIGRPAEIASDLYAVGAILYELVTGEGAEPYRGAWDAAKAPSAKNDELTSEHDAVIAKFLAELPADRPADAFEARRMLSSLRWPEKVPAVWSTETNADERARPTETERLCPPKRLGDGRDMASLRHDEWLDREVLVLPLDDDSLRRARAFARVGHPVLPTVLRVDRAAQELWVAPPLGVALADAPRKVRRDVFDRFVAAIQALLASGGAHGYIDLQHVYWYDGELELAWPRKPASPDAAANDAAALENLARQIVADDGMD from the coding sequence GTGACGAACCCGCAAAACCCGAACGACGACGAAGAGTTGGTCAGGACGCACGCGGAAGCTTCGCGGCGCCTCGAAGTCGAGTGCGACTTCGCGGGTGCTGCGCGTGAAGCGCTGCTCGCCAAAGACCCACGCCGAGCCATTCGCCTCGCCACGCTCGGCGGCGATGAAAGCACCGCAAGACAAGCCATCGACGAGCTCGCGATGCGACTGCCGAGCCCGGCTGCGCTCGGCGTTGCCTCGGACTTGACAGCGCGCGGAGCACATCGGTACGCGGCGCTCTTGTACGCGCGGCTCGATGCGCACGACGACGCGGCCGCAGCGTTCGCGCTCGCAGGCAGCGCGCTCGATGCTGCCGAAAGTTACGAACGCGCGGGCAAACCTGCGGATGCAGCGCGAGCGCTCGAAGCAGCCATACGACGCAACGCGGACGATGCAGCAGCGCGCTTCGCGCTCGGATCGCTTCTCGCGCGGCACGGGCGCGTGGAACAAGCCATCAAAGCGCTGCAACAGATCGATCCTTCCGTGCCGGAGCGACGGCAAGCGTTACCTCTGCTCGCGCGTGCGTTCGAGCAAACGGGGCTCCTCGATGCAGCGCGCGAAGCACGTGAAGAGATGGAGCGTCTTGGCGTCACACCGGACGCAAAGGCTCATGCGCCCGCACCGACGAAAACGACGAACGCGGGCGGTGTGGTGCTTTATGGGCGTTACGATGTCGTGCGAGAAATCGCGACATCGGCGCATGCACGACTCGTCGAGGCCGTCGATCGCATCACGGGCGAACGCGTTGCCGTGAAGATTTTCGCGGGACTCGTCGAAGGCGCGGGACGCGATGCCTTGCAAAGGTTCGAGCGTGAAGCGCGAGCGCTCGAACGTCTGCGTCATCCGAACGTCGTTCCTTTGCAGCAATACGTTCCCGAAGGACCGGCCATCGTGCTCGCGTTCATGCGTGGAGGGTCGCTTGCGGACAAGATGCAAAGCGACGCGATGTCACCGGCGCGAGCTGTGGAGATTGCGCTGCTCGTGCTTTCGGCGCTGGGTGAAGCGCATCGACTGGGCATTCTGCATCGCGACGTCAAACCCGCGAACGTTCTCTTCGACGACGCCGGCACGGCCATGTTGTCGGACTTCGGTGCAGCGCATCTGGGCGACGTGTCCAGCACGGCAACGGCAGGCGCGATTGGAACGTACGCGTACATGGCCCCCGAGCAACGCATCGGTAGGCCAGCGGAAATCGCGAGCGATCTCTATGCGGTCGGAGCGATTCTGTACGAGCTGGTCACGGGCGAAGGAGCCGAGCCGTACCGAGGCGCGTGGGACGCTGCAAAAGCTCCGAGCGCGAAGAACGACGAGCTCACGAGCGAGCACGATGCAGTGATCGCGAAGTTTCTCGCGGAGTTGCCGGCCGATCGTCCGGCGGATGCGTTCGAAGCGCGGCGCATGCTCTCGTCGCTGAGGTGGCCGGAGAAGGTTCCCGCAGTGTGGTCGACCGAGACAAACGCGGACGAGCGGGCGCGGCCGACCGAAACGGAACGCTTGTGTCCGCCCAAGCGTCTTGGCGATGGGCGCGACATGGCGAGCTTGCGGCACGACGAATGGCTCGACCGCGAGGTGCTCGTGCTGCCGCTCGACGACGATTCGCTGCGTCGCGCGCGTGCGTTTGCCCGCGTGGGACATCCGGTGCTGCCGACGGTGCTTCGCGTGGATCGCGCGGCGCAGGAGCTTTGGGTCGCCCCACCGCTCGGCGTTGCACTTGCGGACGCGCCGCGCAAGGTTCGTCGCGACGTTTTCGATCGGTTTGTCGCGGCCATTCAAGCGTTATTGGCATCGGGCGGAGCGCACGGGTACATCGATCTGCAACACGTCTATTGGTACGACGGCGAGCTCGAGCTTGCGTGGCCTCGGAAGCCCGCATCGCCCGATGCGGCTGCAAACGATGCAGCGGCCCTGGAAAACCTTGCGAGGCAGATTGTCGCAGACGATGGTATGGATTGA
- a CDS encoding ParA family protein has protein sequence MTIPIAFFNNRGGVGTTALVSHLAWMFAERGVPVLAADLDPQSNLTSMFVTDDRIRELWDQKLTVYAGIARSCSTSMVGRFPRPIRTRFDWPRSSIIAA, from the coding sequence ATGACGATTCCCATCGCGTTTTTCAACAACAGAGGTGGGGTGGGTACAACTGCCCTCGTCTCTCACCTCGCGTGGATGTTCGCGGAGCGAGGCGTTCCTGTCCTTGCAGCCGACCTCGATCCGCAGTCGAACCTGACCTCGATGTTCGTGACCGACGACCGCATCAGGGAGCTTTGGGACCAAAAGCTCACTGTGTACGCGGGTATCGCGAGATCGTGCTCGACCAGCATGGTGGGACGATTCCCCCGCCCGATCAGGACCCGTTTCGATTGGCCGCGCTCAAGCATTATCGCAGCCTGA
- a CDS encoding HNH endonuclease yields MTSLSGCAVEVTEWRLKAQSQAKYTYVCRRTPDVPEGVQYWAVKTETNETVTDREPERLIEFAKDADWIYEFHPHAPASTVDHFVFPYNHLTCNSDMWVTVPPRKALPKNEIDVSYAFRQAMAEVLADGCALPPPETASMQGVREHMGQLLTTPRPIVIDPETGKPRDFISPLQKTILRELSIRVLFEGGAVREKDLPKDADGKPYKWWRDPKIVAQPNVQRVGGFVSGVAVGVAPGGAMGSDVLIETRMLPQGTRDARIGKALGEIVVGGGQFFVGIGGVVAGTGMSATGGGAAPGALICLGSITLVANGGATFCHGAEQLTLELLFKRDDTQATVIPIAPPKPAAKPNASKPKPKPKPLPIAKPAPKPTPTKTTTRVRGASEPTTTTTTSASGTRTTTRPRQPTPNPVKARKPHQPDPDKWTKKGGTIKEHPDGRTTYRRKDGVEVTYDKHGYPDFAPYRHPTVKDVKIEFTGKYDPDFAAANAAAGLKRTPDGYTWHHHQDGRTMQLIKQEIHREFFHTGGMATTR; encoded by the coding sequence GTGACGTCGCTATCGGGTTGCGCGGTTGAAGTCACCGAATGGCGTCTCAAGGCTCAAAGCCAAGCGAAGTATACCTATGTTTGTCGAAGGACGCCGGACGTTCCCGAAGGTGTTCAATATTGGGCGGTCAAGACAGAGACGAATGAAACGGTGACGGACCGCGAGCCTGAGCGATTGATCGAATTCGCCAAGGACGCGGACTGGATTTACGAATTCCATCCCCACGCTCCAGCATCGACGGTCGATCATTTTGTTTTTCCGTACAATCACCTGACGTGTAACTCGGATATGTGGGTGACGGTGCCGCCGCGCAAGGCGCTGCCGAAAAACGAGATTGACGTGTCGTATGCATTTCGGCAAGCCATGGCGGAGGTGCTCGCGGACGGTTGTGCGTTGCCGCCGCCAGAGACGGCATCGATGCAGGGCGTGCGTGAGCACATGGGGCAGCTTTTGACGACGCCGAGACCCATCGTCATCGACCCCGAGACGGGTAAACCTCGAGACTTCATATCGCCGCTGCAGAAGACGATTCTGCGTGAATTGTCGATTCGGGTGCTTTTCGAAGGCGGCGCCGTGCGTGAAAAGGATTTGCCCAAGGATGCCGATGGCAAACCCTACAAATGGTGGCGAGATCCTAAAATCGTAGCGCAGCCGAACGTGCAAAGAGTGGGCGGCTTCGTTTCGGGCGTAGCGGTTGGCGTGGCACCAGGCGGTGCCATGGGCTCGGATGTGCTCATTGAAACGCGCATGTTGCCGCAAGGCACGCGTGACGCTCGCATTGGCAAAGCGCTGGGCGAAATCGTGGTGGGCGGCGGTCAATTCTTCGTGGGCATCGGTGGTGTAGTGGCCGGAACGGGCATGAGCGCTACCGGTGGAGGCGCTGCACCTGGCGCGCTTATTTGTTTGGGCAGCATTACGCTCGTGGCCAACGGTGGCGCCACGTTTTGCCATGGCGCCGAGCAGCTCACGCTGGAATTGCTTTTCAAGCGCGACGACACGCAGGCGACCGTGATACCCATCGCGCCGCCGAAACCGGCTGCAAAGCCGAATGCATCGAAGCCAAAGCCGAAGCCAAAGCCGTTGCCGATTGCCAAACCGGCGCCGAAGCCGACGCCGACCAAGACCACGACGCGGGTCCGGGGGGCGAGCGAGCCAACGACGACGACCACGACGAGCGCGTCAGGCACGAGGACGACGACGCGACCGCGGCAACCTACGCCAAATCCGGTGAAGGCGCGGAAGCCGCACCAGCCGGATCCGGACAAGTGGACAAAGAAGGGCGGTACGATTAAAGAGCATCCCGATGGGAGAACGACGTACAGGCGGAAGGATGGGGTGGAGGTCACCTATGACAAGCATGGGTATCCGGATTTTGCGCCGTATCGGCATCCCACGGTGAAAGATGTGAAGATTGAGTTTACGGGCAAATATGATCCTGACTTCGCGGCCGCCAATGCAGCAGCGGGCCTCAAAAGAACGCCTGATGGCTACACATGGCATCATCATCAGGACGGCCGCACAATGCAGCTCATTAAGCAGGAAATACACCGAGAATTTTTCCACACGGGTGGCATGGCAACAACACGATAA
- a CDS encoding SMI1/KNR4 family protein, producing MLEKIEESYGMISDANIAALESRLGLVLPDGYRRFLLRNNGGAPVPDAFDVPGWHHVNSRVARFYGIHAGPHSNLEKDCAFFAERLPPAIIPIADDQGGNIICLGIEGKRRGKIYFWDHEDEFDEHGEGRQDYGNVYFLANSIDEFLRQLRE from the coding sequence ATGCTCGAGAAAATCGAAGAATCGTATGGCATGATCTCCGATGCAAACATCGCAGCCCTAGAGTCGCGTCTGGGGCTCGTATTGCCTGATGGGTATAGACGCTTCTTGCTTCGAAATAATGGTGGAGCGCCTGTCCCCGATGCGTTCGACGTGCCCGGCTGGCACCATGTCAATAGCCGCGTTGCCCGATTCTATGGGATCCACGCCGGACCGCATTCGAACCTGGAAAAAGATTGTGCGTTTTTTGCCGAACGGCTTCCTCCGGCGATAATCCCCATAGCCGATGATCAAGGCGGCAACATCATCTGCCTTGGCATCGAAGGCAAACGCCGCGGCAAAATCTACTTCTGGGATCACGAGGACGAATTCGACGAACACGGTGAGGGTCGGCAAGACTATGGTAACGTGTACTTTCTAGCGAATTCAATCGATGAGTTCTTGCGCCAACTCAGGGAGTGA